One window of the Nitrospirota bacterium genome contains the following:
- a CDS encoding DUF1343 domain-containing protein yields MLKRKKGTLTGLDLIDKRWPGELKGARVGLVVHPASVNSRLEHAIAVCMSSKKFKLAALFGPQHGILGQTQDNMVEWEGTRDPATGLPVYSLYGKARKPRPEMLAAIDALVIDLQDVGSRYYTFIWTLELCMQACREAGKTIVVLDRPNPLAGHLTEGPALDPGYASFVGLRPLPVRHGMTIGEISAYLHETFHPGLDHHIVPMQGWKRKLWFDQTRLPWVMPSPNMPTLDTALVYPGMCLLEATNISEGRGTTRPFELFGAPFIHPETIVSVLKKFKLPGVLFRPLSFQPTFQKHAGLLCNGAQIHVTDRERFKPFKTGVAILKAIHTTYPRDFTWNQPPYEYEEVNLPIDILAGSDRMRKDIESGKDLDEMEKWWKEETRAFEKTRKKYLIYKN; encoded by the coding sequence ATGCTGAAGCGGAAAAAAGGTACGCTTACCGGCCTCGATCTCATCGACAAGCGCTGGCCCGGGGAACTCAAGGGCGCCCGCGTGGGCCTCGTGGTGCATCCCGCCTCGGTAAACAGCAGGCTGGAACACGCCATCGCCGTCTGCATGAGCTCAAAAAAGTTCAAGCTCGCCGCCCTCTTCGGACCACAGCACGGCATCCTCGGCCAGACGCAGGACAACATGGTCGAGTGGGAAGGGACCCGCGACCCTGCAACGGGTTTGCCGGTCTACAGCCTTTATGGGAAAGCCCGCAAACCCCGGCCCGAGATGCTCGCCGCCATCGACGCGCTTGTGATCGACCTGCAGGACGTGGGCAGCCGCTACTACACCTTCATCTGGACGCTGGAACTCTGCATGCAGGCCTGCCGCGAGGCGGGCAAAACGATCGTCGTGCTCGACCGCCCGAACCCACTTGCCGGCCATCTCACCGAAGGGCCGGCGCTCGACCCCGGGTACGCCTCGTTCGTGGGGCTGAGGCCCTTGCCGGTGCGGCATGGTATGACCATCGGCGAGATCAGCGCATACCTTCATGAGACCTTCCATCCCGGGCTCGATCATCACATCGTCCCGATGCAGGGATGGAAACGGAAGCTGTGGTTCGATCAGACGCGCCTGCCCTGGGTCATGCCTTCTCCCAATATGCCGACACTGGATACCGCGCTCGTCTATCCGGGCATGTGCCTGCTCGAGGCCACGAACATCTCGGAGGGCCGCGGAACCACACGGCCGTTCGAGCTCTTCGGCGCGCCGTTTATCCATCCGGAAACCATCGTGAGTGTGCTCAAAAAATTTAAACTGCCCGGCGTGCTGTTCCGGCCGCTCTCGTTCCAGCCCACGTTCCAGAAACACGCGGGCCTGCTCTGCAACGGCGCACAGATACATGTTACTGACCGCGAGCGGTTCAAGCCGTTCAAGACCGGCGTGGCAATCCTGAAGGCAATCCACACCACCTACCCGCGCGACTTTACGTGGAACCAGCCGCCTTACGAGTACGAGGAGGTCAACCTTCCGATCGATATCCTTGCCGGGTCCGACCGTATGCGAAAGGACATCGAGTCGGGGAAAGACCTTGATGAGATGGAGAAGTGGTGGAAAGAAGAAACAAGGGCGTTTGAGAAGACAAGAAAGAAGTACTTGATCTATAAAAACTGA